From one Pseudomonadota bacterium genomic stretch:
- a CDS encoding TraR/DksA family transcriptional regulator: MEKEQIEYFRKKLLKTREGILNKAKKLKEESCTLGTDGIQDMADAASNSYNADILMSISDNDLKLLKDVDHTLDKIKNETYGICEECEEKINEKRLEANPVARYCITCKRMMEEKGI, translated from the coding sequence ATGGAAAAAGAACAGATTGAATATTTCAGAAAAAAGCTTCTGAAGACAAGGGAAGGTATATTGAATAAGGCAAAGAAGCTTAAGGAAGAATCTTGTACGCTTGGAACGGATGGCATTCAGGACATGGCAGATGCTGCAAGCAACTCATATAATGCCGATATTCTGATGAGTATAAGCGACAACGACCTTAAGCTCTTGAAGGATGTAGACCATACCCTTGACAAAATAAAAAATGAAACATATGGCATATGTGAAGAGTGTGAAGAAAAAATTAATGAAAAAAGACTTGAGGCAAATCCCGTTGCAAGGTATTGTATTACATGTAAGCGAATGATGGAAGAAAAAGGGATATAA
- the nadD gene encoding nicotinate-nucleotide adenylyltransferase, whose protein sequence is MMKVGIFGGTFDPVHIGHLRTAEEIREQYLLDKVYFVPAYIPPHKRTREITDPVLRLKMLKRAVRGNKSLYASDIEIKNQGISYSINMIKIFQKRFEKLYFIIGIDAFLEIDTWYHYQEIFNYTDFIIIERPINRKTPANTLFPSDIRKKINRIDERTYKHISGNKIHLQRGTQLDISSTMIRDSASSGRSIKYLVPQLVERFIDEMGLYRRITN, encoded by the coding sequence ATGATGAAAGTAGGCATTTTCGGCGGTACCTTTGATCCTGTACATATTGGACATTTAAGAACTGCAGAAGAGATACGTGAGCAGTACCTGCTTGATAAGGTTTATTTTGTACCGGCTTACATACCGCCTCATAAGAGGACCCGGGAAATAACGGATCCCGTCTTACGCCTGAAGATGTTAAAAAGGGCGGTCAGAGGCAACAAATCCCTTTATGCGTCCGATATAGAAATAAAGAATCAAGGAATCTCCTATTCTATTAATATGATAAAAATATTTCAGAAGCGCTTTGAAAAACTCTATTTTATAATAGGCATTGATGCCTTTTTAGAGATAGATACCTGGTATCATTATCAGGAGATATTTAATTACACAGATTTTATTATTATAGAAAGGCCTATCAACAGGAAAACGCCGGCCAACACATTGTTCCCTTCTGACATAAGGAAAAAAATAAACAGGATAGACGAACGGACATACAAACATATATCCGGAAATAAAATTCACTTGCAAAGGGGCACTCAGCTTGATATATCATCAACAATGATAAGGGATTCGGCAAGCAGCGGCAGGTCTATCAAATACCTTGTTCCTCAACTGGTAGAGAGATTTATTGATGAAATGGGATTGTATAGGAGAATAACGAATTAA
- a CDS encoding AsmA-like C-terminal domain-containing protein, producing MRKAIYISSALILSITFAIIIVLTNLSTVVPYVLGKIIKSQVNISDSHLVYKEEAFTVDFNEIRVKGNIEGQVKNCQVVIGIKKGLYLKDVIISDFDLTISPAKGKTRFFPVPENLLEIKRGIVTYNKQKLIIDEARICSFRQGNPFTFEITMRNDELFGILHVSGEGVHKGKATEAKGRLNMAMLNLHSLSDDMHGKADINGTFTYAKKCFIFEGPFEIFNYMLNDTIFKKPFNIEKAKGKVSLKYADNVTDIKISTISFKNTPLDLNLKFVKNTFTKLNFSMDFFAIQDVKDYIAMDNVTKTKFDIWNYVNDGKIKINKFEYDKKQPLYMELELKNTGISYKDKYFTDVEAGLFFKENKLNISGAKGFFKTSRLYDVKGVIPLSNNKDINIKGNYAFNLKDVPFIVNTGGINVENGETEGSMELRGNKDGGFDINGAGRLSNAGIVWKRSSISAKGAYKFNNDEIIFDPLIVNGGSTALVIRGKWHNNFLDLKIKGDLDAVHVQPFVPKPSDFEGVATLDIKVHKFDDNIKIDGYISMDNLYFEFPGMIKKEKGLKSRARISLVKGETGTRIERFSYNLDIINLDLKGSIKPDKKMDLDIAMDIAGFGKVAPLFFFSSSTTRGDLDLKMSLRDINLPLKKLPYMIGYVKINNGFLRLPWLKKPLKEIDLISNFKGEIFDIKAKKLRCGNSVLNNGEFRSEGLEHPRFSLYVDMDTLDYDDFKTSDDFKISVIDKNSLMARTSGEINLLAKKIHSGNFNCENLDLKGIMSNRILNISELKMNAFNGIINTHGSIDFSGNVPHIYANCRLQRINNGMLMKIFGEKTYMAEGRSSIYGDVDLYGSTIKELISDINGNVAVYSKDGLIMKWNLLSKIFRLLNVYDVFRGKADLSKEGLPYKMMGATFTAKNGIFFTKDFLIDSPSMVITGVGSLDIKKNEVDANIAVSPLVAVDRTIDKIPILRNILKNKKDGFLHVAYKIKGPINDPDINFNFANSVGGRTIELLRNILVLPKEIFESN from the coding sequence ATGAGAAAAGCTATTTATATATCTTCTGCTTTAATACTTTCAATTACCTTTGCTATTATCATTGTGCTGACAAATTTATCAACTGTTGTTCCCTATGTGCTGGGAAAGATTATAAAAAGCCAGGTGAATATATCAGATTCTCATCTTGTATACAAGGAAGAAGCATTTACTGTAGATTTTAATGAAATCCGTGTAAAGGGGAATATAGAGGGACAGGTCAAAAACTGTCAAGTGGTAATAGGCATAAAAAAAGGATTATATCTTAAAGATGTAATCATCTCTGATTTTGATTTGACCATTTCGCCGGCAAAAGGGAAAACCCGTTTTTTTCCTGTGCCTGAAAACCTCCTGGAGATAAAAAGAGGTATTGTTACATACAATAAACAAAAATTAATCATTGATGAAGCAAGAATATGTTCGTTCAGGCAGGGGAATCCCTTTACCTTTGAAATAACCATGCGGAATGATGAACTGTTCGGGATATTACACGTTTCAGGAGAAGGTGTGCACAAGGGTAAAGCAACTGAAGCAAAAGGTCGGTTGAACATGGCAATGCTGAATCTTCACAGCCTGTCCGACGATATGCATGGAAAGGCAGATATAAACGGCACATTCACATATGCGAAAAAATGTTTTATCTTTGAAGGTCCCTTTGAAATCTTTAATTATATGCTGAATGATACCATATTCAAAAAACCCTTTAATATTGAAAAAGCCAAGGGGAAGGTATCCTTAAAGTATGCTGACAACGTAACAGATATAAAGATAAGTACCATTAGTTTCAAAAATACCCCCCTTGATCTGAATCTGAAGTTTGTAAAAAACACATTTACAAAACTCAACTTCAGCATGGACTTCTTTGCTATCCAGGATGTAAAAGATTATATAGCCATGGATAATGTTACAAAAACAAAATTTGATATATGGAATTATGTTAATGACGGGAAAATAAAAATAAACAAATTTGAATATGATAAAAAGCAACCGCTATATATGGAATTAGAATTAAAAAATACCGGAATATCATATAAAGACAAGTATTTTACTGATGTTGAAGCCGGATTGTTCTTTAAAGAAAATAAACTTAACATCTCCGGCGCTAAGGGGTTTTTTAAAACAAGCAGGCTTTATGATGTAAAGGGCGTTATCCCTCTTTCGAATAACAAAGATATTAATATAAAAGGCAACTATGCCTTTAATCTGAAAGATGTCCCGTTCATTGTGAATACAGGTGGGATAAACGTCGAAAACGGCGAAACAGAAGGCTCAATGGAACTCAGAGGAAATAAGGATGGGGGTTTCGATATTAACGGGGCCGGCAGATTGAGCAACGCCGGTATAGTCTGGAAAAGGTCATCAATATCTGCAAAAGGTGCTTATAAGTTCAACAATGATGAGATTATCTTTGACCCGCTGATAGTCAACGGAGGCAGCACTGCTCTGGTTATCAGGGGAAAGTGGCATAATAATTTTCTTGACTTGAAAATAAAAGGTGATTTAGATGCAGTCCATGTGCAGCCCTTTGTCCCGAAGCCCTCTGATTTTGAGGGAGTTGCAACGCTCGACATTAAGGTGCATAAATTTGACGATAATATCAAAATAGATGGTTATATATCCATGGATAATCTCTATTTCGAATTTCCCGGTATGATAAAAAAGGAAAAAGGCTTAAAGAGCAGGGCAAGGATAAGCCTGGTGAAGGGTGAAACTGGTACCCGCATAGAGCGTTTTTCGTATAATCTCGATATTATCAACTTAGATCTAAAGGGTAGCATAAAACCTGATAAAAAAATGGATCTGGATATTGCCATGGATATTGCAGGCTTTGGCAAAGTCGCTCCTCTCTTTTTTTTCAGCAGCAGTACAACAAGAGGAGACCTGGACCTAAAAATGTCTTTGCGGGATATTAATCTCCCTTTAAAAAAATTGCCCTACATGATCGGTTATGTAAAAATCAATAACGGTTTTCTGAGACTTCCGTGGTTAAAAAAACCCCTCAAAGAAATTGATCTCATTTCAAACTTTAAAGGTGAAATATTCGACATAAAAGCAAAGAAATTAAGATGCGGCAATAGTGTTTTAAACAACGGAGAATTCCGTTCAGAAGGGCTTGAACACCCCCGTTTCTCACTGTATGTTGACATGGATACTCTCGATTATGATGATTTTAAGACCTCCGATGATTTTAAAATCAGCGTAATTGACAAAAACAGCCTGATGGCAAGAACAAGCGGGGAGATAAATCTGCTGGCAAAAAAAATACATTCAGGCAACTTCAACTGCGAAAATCTTGACTTGAAGGGAATCATGAGCAACAGGATATTGAATATTTCAGAATTGAAAATGAATGCCTTTAACGGCATCATAAATACACATGGCTCTATCGATTTTTCGGGCAATGTTCCCCATATATATGCCAACTGCAGATTGCAGAGAATAAATAATGGAATGCTAATGAAGATCTTTGGCGAAAAAACATATATGGCAGAGGGCAGGTCCAGCATATATGGTGATGTGGATTTGTATGGCAGCACCATAAAAGAACTTATCAGCGACATAAACGGCAATGTCGCGGTATACAGCAAAGATGGATTGATTATGAAATGGAATCTGCTGTCTAAAATATTCAGACTTCTCAATGTATACGATGTGTTTCGGGGAAAAGCCGACCTGTCAAAGGAAGGTCTGCCGTATAAAATGATGGGGGCAACTTTTACTGCAAAAAACGGTATTTTCTTCACAAAAGACTTTCTTATTGACAGCCCTTCTATGGTAATTACCGGAGTGGGGAGCCTGGACATCAAAAAAAATGAGGTAGATGCCAATATAGCTGTCTCGCCGCTTGTTGCTGTTGACAGAACAATAGATAAAATCCCGATTCTGAGAAATATTCTCAAAAATAAAAAAGATGGGTTTCTTCATGTGGCCTACAAAATAAAAGGGCCGATAAATGATCCTGATATAAACTTCAATTTTGCGAATAGTGTCGGAGGCAGGACAATCGAATTATTGCGGAATATTCTGGTGCTGCCGAAGGAGATTTTTGAAAGCAATTAA
- a CDS encoding tetratricopeptide repeat protein translates to MKYKIFFFLSLLFVIFYLYINHLNPDNVKFYLGGGKFFETNVATYVVASFVLGIIISIIISFFYDIGRLISGWKEGKRGKRRQEFKDFLEKAKAYDLRGDREKAIENLNRIIRKNPDMEESYMFLSDMYISMKEFDKAIETLDLAETNIGKREAVLLKRAKVRLTIKDTQKIEDELKEVLKTNESNLEALAILRDYYISRKKWNDAYEAERKIKKFIKTDDENKEFLGIRCEKIRTLFTNKFEINSDSIIKELKDIISEDKRFIPAYVLLAEAYKRTDKLNEAGRVYGRGYSKTGHIIFLLKMEDLYIDRGNPEIILKIYRRILDISTKNYLIEFLYARLCLRLEMIDEAIDMLNTLLAEGADFKGLHKAMAEAYIHRGQMEKAVEEFRRAFPAEHVYIPFICTHCQSKKVEWSDFCDTCNSWNTINVKKEDFFYTEATELKVLYEGEAWDKE, encoded by the coding sequence ATGAAATATAAGATATTCTTTTTCCTGTCTCTACTGTTTGTAATTTTTTACCTCTATATAAATCATCTTAATCCGGATAATGTTAAGTTTTACCTTGGCGGCGGGAAGTTCTTCGAAACAAACGTTGCAACTTATGTAGTAGCATCGTTTGTACTGGGTATCATTATCTCAATTATCATAAGTTTCTTCTATGATATCGGGAGGCTTATCAGCGGGTGGAAAGAAGGCAAAAGAGGAAAAAGAAGACAGGAATTCAAGGATTTTCTTGAAAAGGCAAAGGCATATGATTTGAGGGGTGATAGAGAGAAAGCCATAGAAAACCTTAACAGGATTATCAGAAAAAACCCTGACATGGAAGAGTCCTATATGTTTCTCTCAGATATGTACATATCCATGAAAGAGTTTGATAAAGCAATAGAGACACTCGACCTTGCAGAGACAAACATTGGTAAACGCGAAGCTGTACTGTTGAAAAGAGCAAAGGTGCGACTTACAATAAAGGATACGCAAAAAATTGAAGATGAATTAAAAGAAGTATTAAAGACAAATGAATCGAATCTTGAAGCACTGGCAATTTTGAGGGATTACTACATTTCCAGAAAGAAATGGAATGATGCTTACGAAGCAGAAAGAAAAATAAAAAAATTCATAAAAACAGATGATGAAAACAAAGAATTCCTTGGCATACGGTGTGAAAAAATCCGTACGCTTTTTACTAATAAATTTGAGATCAATTCCGATAGTATCATTAAAGAATTAAAAGACATTATAAGTGAGGATAAACGGTTTATACCTGCTTATGTGCTTCTGGCCGAAGCATATAAAAGAACCGATAAGCTTAATGAAGCGGGCAGGGTATATGGCAGAGGTTATTCAAAAACAGGCCATATAATCTTTCTTTTAAAAATGGAAGACCTTTACATCGACAGGGGAAACCCTGAAATCATACTGAAGATATACCGGAGAATTCTTGATATCTCTACAAAAAACTATCTCATAGAATTTCTCTATGCAAGGTTGTGTTTGAGGTTGGAGATGATCGATGAAGCAATAGACATGCTCAATACATTGCTTGCAGAGGGCGCTGATTTTAAAGGACTTCATAAGGCCATGGCAGAGGCATATATCCATAGGGGGCAAATGGAAAAGGCAGTGGAAGAATTCCGGCGTGCATTTCCTGCTGAACATGTTTATATCCCTTTTATATGCACCCACTGCCAGTCTAAAAAAGTAGAGTGGTCGGATTTTTGCGATACTTGCAATAGCTGGAATACAATTAATGTAAAAAAAGAAGACTTCTTCTATACCGAGGCAACGGAGTTGAAAGTGCTTTATGAAGGAGAAGCCTGGGATAAGGAGTAG
- the rsfS gene encoding ribosome silencing factor, whose translation METVDKVRMCSKYAEEKKADDVLMLELAGLTDIADYFVLANGTSERHVKTISEHIETSMKNEGIKPYSIEGYNDGRWVIIDYRDVIVHVFLEPLRELYDLESLWIEAKRQRLEKENKSNLEVEHGKRTD comes from the coding sequence ATGGAAACAGTAGATAAAGTAAGGATGTGCAGTAAGTATGCTGAAGAAAAAAAGGCAGACGATGTATTGATGCTTGAGCTTGCAGGATTAACTGATATTGCAGATTATTTTGTGCTGGCAAACGGGACAAGCGAAAGACATGTAAAAACCATATCCGAGCATATTGAAACAAGCATGAAAAACGAAGGTATAAAACCGTATTCTATCGAAGGATACAATGACGGAAGGTGGGTAATAATAGATTACCGGGACGTTATAGTTCATGTATTCCTTGAGCCTTTAAGAGAACTATACGACCTTGAAAGCCTCTGGATTGAGGCAAAAAGACAAAGGCTGGAGAAAGAAAATAAAAGCAACTTAGAGGTGGAACATGGAAAAAGAACAGATTGA
- a CDS encoding 2,3-bisphosphoglycerate-independent phosphoglycerate mutase, producing MIKDLLITNNNKIIFLILDGLGDIPNPEYAYQTPLEAARKPNIDNLSTKTGVLGRILPVDIGITPGSGPGHLSLFGYDPITYEIGRGVLEVLGLNMDLQDGDLAARANFCTMKDNIVTDRRAGRIATSETERLCEMLTRAIPEVEGAKVLIKPGKSHRFAVIFRSKGLSDKLTDADPHKDNKPFIYTKPKTGEAEFASKVVNAFMARALDVIKDEKIANGLLLRGFSEKPDIPSFSVSYGLNALAIATYPMYRGIAKVLGMDVKEEPKDYSEMVKILKDNYNDYQFFFMHIKETDLAGEDGNFPAKVTAIENVDKIVPEIYELNPQALIITGDHSTPCPMKGHSWHPVPLLIITRTGERDGITFHEKNCINGSIGTIYSKQLMSLALAHAFKLDKYGA from the coding sequence ATGATAAAAGACTTGCTTATAACCAATAACAATAAGATCATCTTTTTAATTCTTGACGGGCTTGGCGACATCCCGAACCCTGAGTATGCATACCAGACTCCGCTTGAAGCAGCCAGGAAACCCAATATAGACAATCTTTCCACAAAAACCGGCGTGCTTGGACGTATTCTGCCTGTTGATATTGGTATTACGCCGGGAAGTGGCCCGGGACATCTTAGTCTGTTCGGGTATGACCCCATCACCTATGAGATAGGCAGAGGTGTGCTCGAAGTGCTTGGCCTTAATATGGATCTGCAGGACGGTGATCTTGCAGCACGGGCAAATTTCTGCACAATGAAAGACAACATTGTAACAGACAGAAGGGCAGGGAGAATAGCAACAAGTGAAACAGAACGTTTATGTGAAATGCTCACAAGGGCAATTCCAGAGGTTGAAGGCGCAAAAGTCCTTATAAAGCCCGGGAAATCACACAGGTTTGCCGTAATATTCAGAAGCAAGGGGCTTTCAGATAAGTTAACAGACGCAGATCCTCATAAAGATAATAAACCCTTTATATACACAAAACCGAAGACAGGAGAGGCAGAATTTGCATCAAAGGTCGTCAATGCATTTATGGCCCGTGCATTAGATGTCATAAAAGATGAGAAGATTGCAAATGGATTATTGTTACGGGGTTTTTCTGAAAAGCCCGATATACCTTCTTTTTCTGTCAGTTATGGGCTCAACGCTCTTGCTATTGCCACATATCCTATGTATAGGGGCATTGCAAAGGTGCTTGGGATGGATGTTAAGGAAGAACCGAAAGATTACAGCGAAATGGTAAAAATTTTAAAAGACAACTATAATGACTATCAATTTTTCTTTATGCATATAAAAGAAACAGACCTTGCAGGAGAGGACGGGAATTTCCCTGCCAAGGTAACTGCTATTGAAAACGTCGATAAAATTGTGCCGGAGATATACGAACTCAATCCTCAGGCACTAATAATCACCGGTGACCACTCAACGCCCTGCCCCATGAAAGGCCATAGCTGGCACCCGGTTCCGCTTCTTATTATTACAAGGACAGGCGAGCGAGATGGCATAACCTTTCACGAAAAAAACTGCATCAACGGCAGCATCGGAACTATTTACAGCAAACAGCTCATGTCTCTTGCGCTTGCCCATGCTTTCAAACTCGACAAATACGGCGCGTAA
- a CDS encoding P-II family nitrogen regulator, whose translation MKLIIAIIKPDRLEAVKEELYKADINLMTVNEVLGHGRQMGVTEVYRGAKEMGNLLRKIRLEIAVNENFVEPTIKAIIKGAHTGEVGDGKIFVLDLAECIRIRTEERGGEAIG comes from the coding sequence ATGAAACTTATCATTGCAATCATAAAACCGGACAGATTGGAAGCAGTAAAAGAAGAGCTTTATAAGGCTGACATAAACCTCATGACAGTAAATGAAGTTCTTGGTCACGGCAGACAAATGGGTGTCACAGAAGTTTACAGGGGCGCAAAGGAGATGGGAAATCTTTTGAGGAAGATACGTCTTGAGATAGCAGTAAACGAGAATTTTGTCGAGCCAACGATCAAAGCAATTATTAAGGGCGCTCATACCGGCGAAGTAGGAGACGGCAAGATATTTGTCCTTGATCTGGCCGAATGCATACGTATCCGCACAGAAGAACGTGGAGGAGAAGCAATAGGATAG
- a CDS encoding DUF2520 domain-containing protein, producing MKIGIIGAGKVGISIGYVLKQKGMDIAAVSDISEASIIAAKTYLGDKVFYTTDNVEVVKASDIIAVTTQDRIIKEVAIEITGKMEKLDGKLFFHTSGAHSSELLSPLETKGARLGALHPLQTFPDIDSAINVLSDTFIFIEGGEDSIDALHEIGTALGSGVIRMKGEQKLLYHLCAVIVCNLLCALLYTGEDIMDKIGIELQPFFPIIKATLNNIENKGPLMSLTGPIVRGDVETVLSHIEAMEDMELYKKVYKSLSLVALDMAKERGDIREEALEKLKHILK from the coding sequence GTGAAGATAGGAATAATAGGTGCAGGCAAAGTAGGTATATCAATAGGATATGTACTAAAGCAAAAGGGAATGGATATTGCGGCAGTCTCCGATATATCCGAAGCATCTATTATTGCGGCAAAAACATATCTGGGAGATAAAGTCTTTTATACCACCGACAATGTTGAAGTTGTTAAAGCATCGGATATTATTGCCGTTACAACACAGGATAGGATTATCAAAGAAGTGGCCATTGAAATAACCGGAAAGATGGAAAAGCTTGACGGCAAGCTGTTTTTTCACACAAGCGGTGCGCATTCATCAGAATTGCTCTCGCCGCTTGAAACAAAAGGTGCACGCCTTGGTGCCCTTCACCCCTTGCAGACATTCCCTGATATTGACAGTGCAATCAACGTACTTTCTGACACATTTATATTCATCGAAGGCGGTGAAGATTCAATAGATGCCCTGCATGAAATAGGAACTGCTCTCGGCTCCGGTGTTATCAGGATGAAAGGGGAACAGAAGCTGCTCTACCACCTTTGTGCTGTTATTGTCTGCAATCTCCTATGCGCGCTCCTTTATACAGGGGAAGATATTATGGACAAAATCGGCATAGAACTGCAGCCGTTTTTTCCCATTATTAAGGCCACATTGAACAATATTGAAAATAAGGGTCCTCTTATGTCGCTAACCGGTCCGATAGTAAGAGGCGATGTGGAAACAGTGCTTTCTCATATCGAGGCAATGGAAGACATGGAGCTTTATAAGAAGGTTTACAAATCACTTTCCCTTGTAGCGCTGGATATGGCGAAAGAAAGAGGGGATATCAGAGAAGAGGCGCTGGAAAAGCTAAAACATATTTTAAAATAG
- a CDS encoding ComF family protein, with product MLSNSTNTARNLLKAVLEIVYPVHCGGCDKKGYVLCRECIDSLRIVEDDSTCPVCGRWLGKRAVCGECIQKQRGFQEGYYGFYFENRLRDAIHAFKFHGRKDVGKHLIHLIKEKIISFSESYDCIIPIPVTEKRLKERGFNQSFVIGEEISKITGKPLYHSILYKARDTMDQYSLHRDERKKNIRGAFRVQNGHEIQAKGVLLVDDLFTTGYTAREASGVLLKAGACHTLFFALARTSS from the coding sequence ATGCTTTCAAACTCGACAAATACGGCGCGTAATCTTTTAAAAGCTGTATTAGAGATTGTATACCCTGTCCACTGCGGCGGATGTGACAAAAAAGGTTATGTCCTGTGCAGGGAGTGCATTGATTCGTTGCGGATAGTTGAAGATGATTCAACGTGTCCTGTTTGCGGAAGATGGCTGGGTAAAAGAGCCGTATGCGGCGAGTGCATTCAAAAGCAAAGAGGCTTCCAGGAAGGATATTACGGCTTTTATTTCGAAAACAGACTTCGTGATGCAATACATGCATTTAAGTTTCACGGAAGGAAAGACGTCGGCAAACATTTAATCCATTTAATAAAAGAAAAAATTATATCTTTTTCAGAATCTTATGACTGTATTATCCCGATTCCTGTCACAGAAAAGAGGCTAAAAGAAAGAGGTTTTAATCAATCTTTTGTCATAGGAGAGGAAATATCAAAGATAACAGGTAAACCCCTTTATCACTCAATCCTTTATAAAGCAAGAGATACGATGGATCAGTACAGTCTTCACAGGGACGAGAGGAAAAAGAATATAAGAGGGGCATTCAGGGTCCAAAACGGGCACGAGATACAGGCAAAAGGGGTCCTGCTCGTGGATGATCTGTTTACAACAGGCTACACGGCAAGAGAAGCCTCTGGGGTACTGCTCAAAGCAGGTGCATGCCATACCCTGTTTTTTGCCCTGGCACGGACGTCCTCATGA